AGGAGTAGGATCAAGATTAATATTGGTATTAATTTCTTCTTGTTCATACATACCGCTTAAATCTTCAATAAATGCCTCTCTTAAAGCTTGTGCTTTAGCGACTTTAGTAATCATGGTAACAGGTTTATTAGCCCAGTTAGTATTAGGAGTTCCGTCTTTTTTTCTTCCGATATACTCATCAATATTAACTTCAACAGTAACAGGATTCTCCCAGTCTTTTCGGTAAACAGTACACCATGCTCCAACAACTTCTTCTCTGTCTTTTAAGTAAATAGTCCCTTCTCTCTTTTTTAGTTCTCCAGTTTCATTGATTACAACATATATTCCAACCTTTTTACCATCATAGTTTTTATTTTGAATAGCTCTTTTTTCAAGTGCATCTCTTGCAACAACAGTGGCAGCAGGTTCACTTCCATATTTGATTAAGAAAACCTCTTTAACAAAAGGATTCAGCTGTCTTGCTTTACACATATGCATAAAGTACATGATTTCCTGATCAGTGACATTACCCTGACCATTAACCAGATATTTTTTTACAATAGCCGGACTAAGTTTAACCTCAATATTTCCAACATTAAATTTCATCAATTGATCATTTTTATTATTACTTGTATTTTTAACAACGCCCATATTTATCTCTCCTCTAAATAAAATTTTATATTATTATTTTGACAGTACTTGATAAGACCGTCAGTCACTGATTCAGATAGTTCGTTAACCTGAATAAAAATGTATGCTTGTTTTTTCTCTTTAGTAATAGGGGCAGATGTAGAG
This DNA window, taken from Sebaldella sp. S0638, encodes the following:
- the bet gene encoding phage recombination protein Bet, which produces MGVVKNTSNNKNDQLMKFNVGNIEVKLSPAIVKKYLVNGQGNVTDQEIMYFMHMCKARQLNPFVKEVFLIKYGSEPAATVVARDALEKRAIQNKNYDGKKVGIYVVINETGELKKREGTIYLKDREEVVGAWCTVYRKDWENPVTVEVNIDEYIGRKKDGTPNTNWANKPVTMITKVAKAQALREAFIEDLSGMYEQEEINTNINLDPTPINDYEEAEIIEDNNEDITAEGMDFDPVAKFRANAENN